From a single Heterodontus francisci isolate sHetFra1 unplaced genomic scaffold, sHetFra1.hap1 HAP1_SCAFFOLD_2264, whole genome shotgun sequence genomic region:
- the LOC137362919 gene encoding tubulin alpha-3 chain-like isoform X1, producing the protein MPSDKSIGGGDDSFNTFFSETGAGKHVPRAVFIDLEPTVVDEVRTGTYRQLFHPEQLISGKEDAANNYARGHCSVGKEIVDLVLDRVRKVADLCTGLQGFLIFHSFGGGTGSGFTSLLMERLSVDYGKKSKLEFSVYPAPQISTAVVEPYNSVLVTHCTLEHSDCAFMVDNEAIYDVCRRNLDIERPTYTNLNRLIAQVVSSITASLRFDGALNVDLTEFQTNLVPYPRIHFPLATFAPLISAEKAYHEQLTVAEITNSCFEPANQLVKCDPRQGKYMACCMLYRGDVVPKDVNASIATIKSKRSIQFVDWCPTGFKVGINYQPPTVVPGGDLAKVQRALCMLSNTTAIAFAWTRLNLKFDKMYAKRAFVHWYVGEGLEEGEFQDAREDLASLEKDYEEVGVDSSYLDRRKLR; encoded by the exons ATGCCCAGTGACAAGAGCATCGGAGGTGGCGATGATTCcttcaacactttcttcagtgagaCGGGGGCGGGCAAACACGTTCCCCGAGCCGTGTTTATAGATCTGGAGCCCACTGTGGTTG ATGAGGTCCGTACCGGCACCTACCGACAACTCTTTCACCCCGAGCAGCTCATCAGCGGCAAGGAGGATGCGGCTAATAACTATGCACGGGGCCATTGTTCCGTCGGCAAGGAGATTGTGGATCTGGTCCTGGACCGTGTACGGAAGGTG GCTGATCTGTGTACAGGACTGCAGGGTTTCCTCATCTTCCACAGTTTCGGGGGTGGGACCGGCTCAGGCTTTACTTccctcctgatggagagactctccgTCGACTACGGCAAGAAATCCAAACTGGAGTTTTCCGTTTACCCCGCGCCGCAGATTTCCACCGCGGTGGTCGAGCCGTACAACTCCGTACTCGTCACCCACTGCACCCTCGAGCACTCTGACTGCGCCTTCATGGTGGACAATGAGGCCATTTACGACGTCTGCCGGCGTAACCTTGACATTGAGCGACCGACCTACACCAACCTCAACCGTCTCATTGCACAAGTAGTGTCGTCCATCACGGCGTCGCTGCGGTTCGACGGTGCCCTCAACGTGGACCTGACTGAGTTCCAAACCAACCTGGTCCCCTATCCCCGAATTCACTTCCCTCTGGCCACCTTTGCGCCCCTTATATCGGCCGAGAAGGCTTACCACGAGCAACTCACGGTGGCGGAGATCACCAACTCATGCTTTGAGCCAGCCAACCAGCTGGTGAAGTGCGACCCCCGCCAGGGCAAGTACATGGCGTGCTGCATGCTGTACCGAGGAGACGTGGTGCCCAAGGATGTCAACGCCTCCATCGCCACCATCAAGAGCAAGCGCTCGATCCAGTTTGTTGATTGGTGCCCGACTGGGTTCAAG GTTGGCATTAACTACCAGCCGCCGACGGTGGTGCCAGGGGGCGACCTGGCAAAGGTGCAGCGAGCCCTCTGTATGCTGAGCAACACCACCGCCATTGCTTTCGCTTGGACCCGCCTCAACCTCAAATTCGATAAGATGTACGCCAAGCGGGCCTTTGTGCACTGGTACGTCGGGGAGGGCCTGGAGGAAGGGGAGTTCCAGGACGCACGGGAGGACCTGGCCTCACTCGAGAAGGATTACGAAGAGGTGGGCGTCGATTCATCCTATCTGGACAGAagg
- the LOC137362919 gene encoding tubulin alpha-3 chain-like isoform X2, whose protein sequence is MPSDKSIGGGDDSFNTFFSETGAGKHVPRAVFIDLEPTVVDEVRTGTYRQLFHPEQLISGKEDAANNYARGHCSVGKEIVDLVLDRVRKVADLCTGLQGFLIFHSFGGGTGSGFTSLLMERLSVDYGKKSKLEFSVYPAPQISTAVVEPYNSVLVTHCTLEHSDCAFMVDNEAIYDVCRRNLDIERPTYTNLNRLIAQVVSSITASLRFDGALNVDLTEFQTNLVPYPRIHFPLATFAPLISAEKAYHEQLTVAEITNSCFEPANQLVKCDPRQGKYMACCMLYRGDVVPKDVNASIATIKSKRSIQFVDWCPTGFKVGINYQPPTVVPGGDLAKVQRALCMLSNTTAIAFAWTRLNLKFDKMYAKRAFVHWYVGEGLEEGEFQDAREDLASLEKDYEEVGVDSSYLDRRAEEEEE, encoded by the exons ATGCCCAGTGACAAGAGCATCGGAGGTGGCGATGATTCcttcaacactttcttcagtgagaCGGGGGCGGGCAAACACGTTCCCCGAGCCGTGTTTATAGATCTGGAGCCCACTGTGGTTG ATGAGGTCCGTACCGGCACCTACCGACAACTCTTTCACCCCGAGCAGCTCATCAGCGGCAAGGAGGATGCGGCTAATAACTATGCACGGGGCCATTGTTCCGTCGGCAAGGAGATTGTGGATCTGGTCCTGGACCGTGTACGGAAGGTG GCTGATCTGTGTACAGGACTGCAGGGTTTCCTCATCTTCCACAGTTTCGGGGGTGGGACCGGCTCAGGCTTTACTTccctcctgatggagagactctccgTCGACTACGGCAAGAAATCCAAACTGGAGTTTTCCGTTTACCCCGCGCCGCAGATTTCCACCGCGGTGGTCGAGCCGTACAACTCCGTACTCGTCACCCACTGCACCCTCGAGCACTCTGACTGCGCCTTCATGGTGGACAATGAGGCCATTTACGACGTCTGCCGGCGTAACCTTGACATTGAGCGACCGACCTACACCAACCTCAACCGTCTCATTGCACAAGTAGTGTCGTCCATCACGGCGTCGCTGCGGTTCGACGGTGCCCTCAACGTGGACCTGACTGAGTTCCAAACCAACCTGGTCCCCTATCCCCGAATTCACTTCCCTCTGGCCACCTTTGCGCCCCTTATATCGGCCGAGAAGGCTTACCACGAGCAACTCACGGTGGCGGAGATCACCAACTCATGCTTTGAGCCAGCCAACCAGCTGGTGAAGTGCGACCCCCGCCAGGGCAAGTACATGGCGTGCTGCATGCTGTACCGAGGAGACGTGGTGCCCAAGGATGTCAACGCCTCCATCGCCACCATCAAGAGCAAGCGCTCGATCCAGTTTGTTGATTGGTGCCCGACTGGGTTCAAG GTTGGCATTAACTACCAGCCGCCGACGGTGGTGCCAGGGGGCGACCTGGCAAAGGTGCAGCGAGCCCTCTGTATGCTGAGCAACACCACCGCCATTGCTTTCGCTTGGACCCGCCTCAACCTCAAATTCGATAAGATGTACGCCAAGCGGGCCTTTGTGCACTGGTACGTCGGGGAGGGCCTGGAGGAAGGGGAGTTCCAGGACGCACGGGAGGACCTGGCCTCACTCGAGAAGGATTACGAAGAGGTGGGCGTCGATTCATCCTATCTGGACAGAagggcagaggaggaggaagaataa